In the Salmo trutta chromosome 33, fSalTru1.1, whole genome shotgun sequence genome, one interval contains:
- the LOC115172258 gene encoding pre-mRNA-splicing regulator WTAP isoform X1: protein MTEEPLPKKVRLSEGDLKTLTREELCQRWKQEDAYVQMLETKYSELNSNDVTGLRESEEKLKQQQQEAARRENILVMRLATKEQEMQECTTQIQYLKQAQQPNVAQLRSTMVDPAVYLFFLKMKSELEENKDKLEQAQNELSAWKFTPDSQTGKKLMAKCRMLIQENQELGRQISQGRIAQLEAELALQKKYSEELKSSQDELNDFIIQLDEEVEGMQSTILVLQQQLRETRQQLTLRESSVPGSAPLDHHPESEAGFSKDCEAGLAKANGPGNTSPFDRTETAPGPSPFTEAETGINTEQDQESLPSPSPSATGTDSKLSSHFRTITNQLSEGYETVDSPTGSDTSVTQHFIETNSNQDPQEDRIVARTSSSKGGRTVGSCHTQNGLNATG, encoded by the exons ATGACTGAGGAACCGTTACCTAAAAAG GTTCGCCTCAGTGAAGGTGATCTGAAGACTTTGACCAGAGAGGAGCTCTGTCAAAG GTGGAAGCAGGAGGATGCTTATGTGCAGATGCTTGAGACAAAATACTCTGAATTGAATT CAAATGATGTGACGGGCCTGAGGGAGTCTGAGGAGAAGCTGAAGCAGCAGCAACAAGAGGCTGCCAGGAGAGAGAACATCCTTGTTATGAGGTTGGCCACAAAGGAGCAGGAGATGCAAGAATGCACA ACCCAGATCCAGTACCTGAAGCAAGCCCAGCAACCCAATGTGGCCCAGCTGAGATCTACTATGGTGGACCCTGCGGTCTACTTGTTTTTCCTTAAGATGAAGAGCGAACTGGAAGAGAACAAAGACAAATTGGAGCAAGCCCAAAATGAACTAAGTGCCTGGAAATTTACACCTGATAG CCAGACTGGAAAGAAGTTGATGGCTAAGTGCAGGATGTTGATCCAGGAGAACCAGGAGTTGGGCAGACAGATCTCTCAGGGTCGTATCGCCCAGCTGGAGGCAGAGCTGGCCCTGCAGAAGAAGTACAGCGAGGAGCTCAAGAGCAGCCAGGATG AGTTGAACGACTTCATCATCCAGCTGGACGAAGAGGTGGAGGGCATGCAGAGCACCATCCTGGTCCTCCAGCAGCAGCTCCGGGAGACCCGCCAGCAGCTAACCCTGAGAGAGAGCTCTGTTCCTGGGTCGGCCCCTCTGGACCACCACCCAGAGTCAGAGGCTGGCTTTAGCAAAGACTGCGAGGCAGGATTGGCCAAGGCCAACGGACCAGGCAACACAAGCCCCTTTGATAGGACAGAAACAGCTCCTGGCCCCTCCCCATtcacagaggcagagacaggcaTCAATACGGAGCAGGATCAGGAGTCTCTACCGTCTCCATCTCCCTCCGCCACAGGCACAGACTCCAAGCTCTCTAGCCACTTTAGGACCATAACGAACCAGCTTAGCGAGggttatgagactgtagactccCCCACAGGTAGTGATACCTCCGTCACACAACACTTTATAGAGACAAACTCAAACCAGGACCCTCAGGAGGACAGGATAGTGGCACGGACTAGTTCTAGCAAAGGCGGCAGGACTGTGGGCTCATGCCATACCCAGAATGGGTTGAATGCTACAGGGTAG
- the LOC115172258 gene encoding pre-mRNA-splicing regulator WTAP isoform X2, which translates to MTEEPLPKKVRLSEGDLKTLTREELCQRWKQEDAYVQMLETKYSELNSNDVTGLRESEEKLKQQQQEAARRENILVMRLATKEQEMQECTTQIQYLKQAQQPNVAQLRSTMVDPAVYLFFLKMKSELEENKDKLEQAQNELSAWKFTPDR; encoded by the exons ATGACTGAGGAACCGTTACCTAAAAAG GTTCGCCTCAGTGAAGGTGATCTGAAGACTTTGACCAGAGAGGAGCTCTGTCAAAG GTGGAAGCAGGAGGATGCTTATGTGCAGATGCTTGAGACAAAATACTCTGAATTGAATT CAAATGATGTGACGGGCCTGAGGGAGTCTGAGGAGAAGCTGAAGCAGCAGCAACAAGAGGCTGCCAGGAGAGAGAACATCCTTGTTATGAGGTTGGCCACAAAGGAGCAGGAGATGCAAGAATGCACA ACCCAGATCCAGTACCTGAAGCAAGCCCAGCAACCCAATGTGGCCCAGCTGAGATCTACTATGGTGGACCCTGCGGTCTACTTGTTTTTCCTTAAGATGAAGAGCGAACTGGAAGAGAACAAAGACAAATTGGAGCAAGCCCAAAATGAACTAAGTGCCTGGAAATTTACACCTGATAGGTAA